A genome region from Salvia splendens isolate huo1 chromosome 19, SspV2, whole genome shotgun sequence includes the following:
- the LOC121780225 gene encoding glucuronoxylan 4-O-methyltransferase 1-like: MRGKPCYPYNLKTILICFFFLLFLFLILRSTFPYPQPTPSTPATLSLSNSSQSCPSLSNPPPSCTKIPPSLAHSLVHYATLNFTPQQTLKEISISLKILEKKSPCNFLVFGLGHDSLMWTSLNYGGRTVFLEEDKEWIAQIKEQIPSLKAYHVTYDTKVSQADELLEVASREECRVVSDPRFSKCQLALSGFPSEVYDVEWDLIMVDAPTGYFDGAPGRMSAIYTAGLMARNRESGESDVFVHDVDRVVEDRFSKELLCEGYLVEQEGRIRHFNIPSHRTISGRPFCP, encoded by the coding sequence ATGAGAGGTAAACCATGCTACCCTTACAATCTCAAGACAATCCTGATAtgtttcttcttcctcctcttcctcttcttgatcCTCCGATCAACATTCCCCTACCCCCAACCCACCCCCTCCACTCCGGCAACCCTCAGCCTCTCGAATTCATCGCAGAGCTGCCCTTCCCTCTCCAACCCCCCACCATCATGCACCAAAATCCCACCTTCCCTAGCCCACTCACTAGTCCACTATGCAACCCTAAACTTCACCCCACAACAAACACTAAAAGAAATCTCCATTTCCCTCAAAATCCTcgaaaaaaaatcaccatgcAACTTCCTAGTCTTCGGATTGGGCCACGACAGCCTGATGTGGACGTCCCTTAACTATGGCGGCCGGACCGTCTTCCTAGAAGAGGACAAGGAGTGGATCGCACAAATCAAGGAACAGATCCCGTCCCTCAAGGCATACCACGTGACCTATGACACAAAAGTGTCCCAGGCCGACGAGCTTCTGGAGGTGGCCTCCAGAGAAGAATGTAGGGTCGTGAGTGACCCTAGATTCTCCAAGTGTCAGCTAGCGCTGTCTGGATTTCCGAGTGAGGTTTACGACGTGGAGTGGGACCTGATCATGGTGGACGCCCCGACCGGGTACTTTGATGGGGCGCCCGGGCGGATGAGCGCAATCTACACGGCCGGGTTGATGGCGAGGAATAGAGAGAGTGGggagagtgatgtgtttgtgcaTGATGTGGATAGGGTTGTGGAAGATAGGTTTTCAAAGGAATTGTTGTGTGAGGGATACTTGGTTGAGCAAGAAGGGAGAATTAGGCATTTCAATATCCCTAGTCATAGGACTATTTCGGGTAGACCTTTTTGTCCATAA
- the LOC121780226 gene encoding uncharacterized protein LOC121780226 — protein MAQKKKELLSSAPWRMGPQEDDKFKDAKLKVSSQPGATPKMHVPGKKTFGSKNDAVGEDSLTEIDPELRYSFQRNFQFLQNVFSIDTIVKPLPPTMAYNVSRNLSFFTRIFTQFFDPDGIADAQKSLGLGQEEKARKVR, from the exons ATGGCGCAAAAGAAGAAAGAGCTGCTGTCATCAGCGCCATGGAGGATGGGCCCACAAGAAGACGACAAATTCAAGGACGCAAAGTTGAAGGTGTCGTCACAGCCCGGTGCAACACCCAAAATGCACGTCCCCGGAAAGAAGACGTTCGGTTCCAAAAACGACGCCGTTGGGGAGGATTCTCTCACTGAAATCGACCCTGAACTTCGCTACAGCTTCCAGCGCAATTTCCAG TTCCTTCAAAACGTCTTCAGCATTGATACGATTGTGAAGCCCCTTCCTCCAACAATGGCATACAATGTCTCGCGCAATTTATCCTTCTTCACAAGGATCTTCACACAGTTCTTTG ACCCCGATGGTATAGCGGATGCGCAGAAATCACTTGGATTAGGTCAGGAGGAGAAAGCTCGTAAGGTTCGTTAA
- the LOC121778431 gene encoding agamous-like MADS-box protein AGL12 produces the protein MARGKTQMKRIENPVHRQVTFCKRRAGLLKKAKELSVLCDAEIGLFILSAHGKLYELATNGSMKSLIDKYTKYSKEFTAEEPKEKQANEFMDLKEEINLLKNETEILQKGIRYISGGGAPGAMTLNELSVLEKHLETWIYQVRSAKMDIMAQEIQLLKNKEGILQAAYNHLQEKIDEQYGMIELTPMLTNIQYPLTTNINQYPLTIPNQEIYQF, from the exons ATGGCTCGGGGGAAGACGCAGATGAAGAGGATCGAGAATCCGGTGCACCGGCAGGTGACCTTCTGCAAGAGGCGGGCGGGGCTGCTTAAGAAGGCCAAGGAGCTGTCTGTGCTTTGTGATGCTGAGATTGGACTCTTTATTTTATCTGCCCATGGAAAGCTCTATGAACTTGCCACCAACGG AAGCATGAAAAGCTTGATTGACAAATATACAAAGTATAGCAAGGAATTCACAGCTGAGGAACCCAAAGAGAAGCAAGCTAACGAATTTATG GATCTGAAAGAAGAGATTAACCTGCTGAAGAACGAGACAGAGATTCTCCAGAAAGGAATAAg GTATATTTCTGGAGGGGGAGCTCCTGGTGCGATGACTTTGAATGAGCTGAGTGTTCTTGAGAAACATCTTGAGACATGGATTTATCAGGTTCGCTCTGCTAAG ATGGATATTATGGCTCAAGAAATCCAGCTGCTGAAGAATAAG GAAGGAATTCTTCAAGCAgcatacaaccacctgcaaGAGAAG ATAGATGAGCAATATGGGATGATTGAACTGACACCAATGCTGACTAACATTCAATACCCACTAACCACTAACATTAATCAGTACCCACTAACTATACCAAATCAAGAGATATACCAGTTTTAA
- the LOC121779811 gene encoding elongation factor 1-gamma-like: MALVLHSTANKNANKTLIVSEFNGVKVELAKDFQMGLTNKTPEFIKMNPIGKIPVLETSDGPIFESNAIARYVARLNPDNNLFGSSSIEYGQIEQWIDFSTNEIDAHIAAWLYPRLGIRTHLPPAEEAAIASLKRGLTALNTHLASNTYLVGHGVTLADIISVSILANGIKAILIKSFTSEFPHVERYFWTLVNQPKFKKVLGDIEQAKSVPPVSTKKHGQPKEAAKPKAEPKKEAKKEEPKAVVEEEEAPKPKAKNPLDLLPPSKMVLDDWKRLYSNTKTNFREVAIKGFWDMYDPEGYSLWFCDYKYNDENMVSFVTMNKVGGFLQRMDLARKYAFGKMLIIGAEPPFKVKGLWVFRGREIPQFVMDECYDMELFEWRKVDISDEAQKERVSQMIEDAEPFEGEPLLDAKCFK; the protein is encoded by the exons ATGGCTCTG GTTTTGCATTCTACAGCAAACAAAAATGCAAACAAGACACTTATTGTGTCTGAGTTCAATGGTGTAAAGGTCGAACTAGCTAAGGATTTTCAGATGGGTCTCACAAATAAGACACCAGAATTCATCAAGATGAATCCCATTGGAAAG ATTCCTGTTCTTGAAACATCTGATGGTCCGATATTTGAGAGCAATGCTATTGCACGCTATG TGGCTCGGTTAAACCCCGACAACAACCTGTTTGGCTCTTCCTCTATTGAATAC GGTCAAATTGAGCAATGGATTGATTTTTCTACTAATGAGATTGATGCTCATATTGCAGCCTGGCTCTACCCCAGACTTGGTATCCGTACGCATCTTCCTCCG GCTGAGGAGGCTGCCATTGCTTCTCTGAAGAGAGGCTTGACAGCTTTGAACACCCATCTTGCATCTAACACCTACTTGGTTGGACATGGTGTCACTCTAGCTGATATCATCTCAGTGTCTATTCTGGCTAATGGAATCAAGGCAATCTTGATAAAGAGCTTCACCTCAGAGTTCCCACATGTTGAGAGGTACTTTTGGACCTTGGTTAACCAGCCAAAGTTCAAGAAAGTGTTGGGTGACATCGAACAAGCCAAATCTGTTCCACCTGTTTCAACCAAGAAACACGGACAGCCCAAAGAAGCTGCGAAACCTAAGGCAGAACCAAAGAAGGAGGCCAAGAAAGAAGAACCCAAGGCTGTAGTGGAGGAAGAAGAAGCACCTAAGCCAAAGGCGAAAAATCCTTTGGATCTCTTACCTCCTAGTAAGATGGTTCTTGATGACTGGAAGAGACTCTACTCTAATACGAAAACCAACTTCCGTGAGGTTGCTATCAAAG GTTTCTGGGACATGTACGACCCAGAAGGATACTCCCTTTGGTTCTGTGACTACAAATACAATGATGAAAACATGGTATCGTTTGTCACCATGAACAAAGTGGGAGGTTTTCTTCAGCGTATGGACTTGGCCCGGAAGTATGCTTTTGGAAAGATGTTGATCATTGGTGCAGAGCCTCCGTTTAAGGTGAAGGGTTTGTGGGTGTTCCGGGGGCGTGAGATCCCTCAGTTTGTCATGGATGAGTGCTACGACATGGAACTTTTCGAGTGGAGGAAGGTTGACATCAGCGACGAGGCACAGAAGGAGCGCGTGAGCCAGATGATTGAAGATGCTGAGCCATTCGAGGGCGAGCCTTTGTTGGATGCCAAGTGCTTCAAGTGA
- the LOC121780290 gene encoding uncharacterized protein LOC121780290 has protein sequence MIKIIDRSSLLFLSCLFSSFSVLFITGLADTSAASNSSDQKDSSKKSSGGSTWQEVLLICLGLVAVGAFSVFLFKLWQRKKREEQHARLLRLFEQDDELEVELGIRD, from the exons ATGATAAAGATCATAGATCGGAGCTCTCTGCTGTTTCTCTCCTGTTTATTCTCTTCCTTTTCAGTTCTGTTTATTACAG GATTGGCGGACACCTCGGCAGCATCAAATTCTTCTGACCAGAAGGATTCGAGCAAGAAGTCGTCTGGAGGTTCCACGTGGCAGGAAGTCCTCCTCATATGCCTCGGTCTTGTAGCCGTAGGGGCGTTTTCTGTCTTCTTATTCAAGCTGTGGCAAAGAAAGAAGCGGGAGGAGCAACACGCTCGCCTCCTGAGGCTCTTTGAGCAGGATGACGAGCTTGAAGTCGAACTTGGCATCCGGGATTGA